One Candidatus Synechococcus calcipolaris G9 genomic window carries:
- a CDS encoding helix-turn-helix domain-containing protein, whose translation MRIISRKTLVAFLEQHPNYNIAIKSEAGYDAALEQIAVLMDARAGTPEADALDVLATLVENYENQHYPIGLPDPISGIRFRMEQQELSQGDLIPFIGSRSKVSEVLSGKRSLSLQMIRNLHQGLGISAEVLLQESGAGNGR comes from the coding sequence TGCGGATCATCTCCAGAAAAACCTTAGTTGCCTTTTTGGAACAACACCCAAACTATAATATTGCGATTAAGTCTGAAGCTGGCTATGACGCAGCCCTTGAGCAAATTGCCGTGCTGATGGACGCAAGGGCTGGGACTCCTGAAGCCGATGCCCTGGATGTCTTGGCTACATTGGTTGAGAATTATGAAAATCAGCACTACCCGATTGGCCTGCCTGACCCGATCTCAGGCATTCGCTTCCGTATGGAACAACAGGAGTTGAGTCAGGGCGATCTGATTCCCTTTATTGGTAGCCGTTCAAAAGTATCTGAAGTTCTTTCTGGTAAACGTTCTCTGAGCCTTCAGATGATTCGGAACTTGCACCAGGGACTAGGCATTTCCGCCGAAGTTTTGCTACAGGAATCAGGTGCAGGGAATGGGCGGTAG
- a CDS encoding Uma2 family endonuclease, which produces MIASVALKPKPIPSEQQYIVLQGVSWATYQNLVREIIHEQRARITYDQGQLEIMVPLPEHESYKRLFGRMIETTTEELGLEIRSFGSCTWGRADLQRGIEADESYYIQQEKSVRGRINLDLSTDPAPDLVIEIDITSSSLNRMGIYARLGVGEVWRFDGSQLRFYILQEGSYTEVEVSQVLPLLQRADVLAMIQKAQETGETTWIKAVREWIRTLI; this is translated from the coding sequence ATGATCGCCTCAGTTGCACTCAAGCCTAAACCCATCCCATCGGAGCAGCAGTACATTGTTTTGCAAGGGGTGAGTTGGGCAACTTATCAGAATTTAGTCAGAGAAATTATCCATGAACAACGCGCCCGGATCACCTATGACCAAGGACAGTTAGAAATTATGGTGCCATTGCCTGAGCATGAATCCTATAAACGTCTTTTTGGGCGAATGATTGAAACCACCACCGAGGAACTGGGCCTAGAAATTCGCAGTTTTGGTTCATGTACCTGGGGCCGAGCGGATTTACAACGGGGGATCGAGGCCGATGAAAGCTATTACATTCAACAGGAAAAAAGTGTCCGTGGCCGGATCAATTTAGATTTAAGTACCGATCCTGCGCCTGACTTGGTGATTGAAATTGATATTACGAGCAGTTCTCTCAACCGGATGGGGATTTATGCAAGGTTGGGTGTGGGAGAAGTCTGGCGATTTGATGGGAGTCAATTACGGTTTTATATCTTGCAGGAGGGCAGCTACACCGAGGTTGAAGTTTCACAGGTTCTTCCACTCCTCCAACGGGCTGATGTTCTCGCAATGATCCAAAAAGCCCAAGAAACGGGGGAAACAACCTGGATTAAGGCCGTGCGGGAGTGGATCAGAACTTTAATTTAA